A genomic window from Lentibacter algarum includes:
- the mtgA gene encoding monofunctional biosynthetic peptidoglycan transglycosylase, with protein MVKRKTTKTKAPERNFQPLKWLKRWAVRLCLLVVVLGLVTVTAHRFFAPPQGIYMRQEAARLGGIKQSWVSADEIAPVMFRSVVAAEDANFCAHWGFDMNAIRAALADGTGRGASTLTQQVVKNAYLWHGRNWSRKALEAVLTPLVELIWPKRRILEVYLNIAEFDEGVFGVKAAAQHYFGVTPAKMSPLQAARLAAILPAPKDRSASKPSNYIRKRTARIRDGAETIRRDGRAKCFES; from the coding sequence ATTGTGAAGAGAAAAACGACCAAGACCAAAGCGCCAGAGCGCAATTTTCAGCCGCTAAAATGGCTCAAGCGGTGGGCTGTCAGGCTGTGTCTGTTGGTCGTGGTTTTGGGGCTTGTAACTGTCACGGCACACCGTTTTTTTGCGCCGCCGCAGGGGATATATATGCGCCAAGAAGCGGCGCGTCTCGGTGGGATCAAGCAGAGCTGGGTAAGTGCTGACGAAATCGCTCCTGTGATGTTTCGCTCTGTTGTGGCGGCCGAAGATGCAAACTTTTGCGCGCACTGGGGCTTTGATATGAATGCAATCCGTGCGGCGCTCGCGGACGGGACAGGGCGAGGCGCCTCGACGCTCACACAGCAAGTCGTGAAGAATGCTTATCTTTGGCACGGCCGCAACTGGAGCCGAAAAGCGCTTGAAGCTGTGCTAACGCCGCTCGTGGAGCTGATCTGGCCGAAGCGTCGTATCCTTGAGGTCTACCTCAACATCGCGGAATTTGATGAAGGTGTTTTTGGTGTGAAAGCAGCCGCGCAGCATTACTTTGGTGTGACGCCCGCCAAGATGAGTCCACTGCAGGCGGCACGGCTTGCCGCGATCCTGCCAGCTCCAAAGGACCGCTCGGCCTCCAAGCCTTCAAACTATATCCGAAAGCGTACCGCTCGGATCCGCGACGGCGCCGAAACAATCCGCCGAGACGGGCGCGCCAAGTGTTTCGAGAGTTGA
- a CDS encoding glutathione S-transferase family protein, with protein sequence MATLFHVPLSPFCRKVRLSLAEKRIECELIEERYWEKDSDFLRRNPAAKVPVLKIDGRTLSESAAICEYLEEVYPEVSLMPSAPEARYEVRRIVGWFDDKFHSEVTANLVYERVNKKVMGQGYPDSKNVKAGAKAIKFHLDYMTWLLEQRRWLAGNEMTLADFAAAAHLSSLDYISDVDWNRSETVKDWYAKIKSRPAFRSILADQVSGFPPPPHYADLDF encoded by the coding sequence ATGGCCACTTTATTTCATGTTCCTCTCTCTCCGTTTTGTCGCAAGGTGCGGCTGAGTCTCGCTGAAAAGCGGATTGAATGCGAGTTGATCGAGGAGCGCTATTGGGAAAAGGACAGCGATTTTTTGCGCCGCAACCCAGCGGCTAAAGTACCAGTTCTGAAGATTGACGGACGCACGCTTTCGGAGAGTGCCGCGATTTGCGAGTATCTTGAAGAAGTCTACCCCGAAGTCTCTTTGATGCCGAGCGCCCCTGAGGCACGCTATGAAGTCCGCCGTATTGTGGGCTGGTTTGATGACAAGTTTCACAGCGAAGTGACGGCGAACCTTGTCTATGAGCGGGTCAACAAAAAGGTCATGGGGCAGGGCTACCCTGACAGTAAAAACGTGAAAGCTGGCGCGAAAGCGATCAAGTTTCATCTGGATTACATGACATGGCTTTTGGAGCAGCGGCGCTGGCTTGCGGGCAATGAAATGACGCTCGCGGACTTTGCTGCAGCGGCGCACCTCTCTTCACTTGACTATATCTCGGATGTAGACTGGAACCGCTCCGAGACAGTGAAAGACTGGTATGCAAAGATAAAGTCGCGGCCTGCGTTCCGCTCTATTCTCGCAGACCAAGTGTCAGGCTTTCCGCCCCCTCCACATTATGCTGACCTCGACTTTTGA
- the queG gene encoding tRNA epoxyqueuosine(34) reductase QueG — MDALANKLREQARAEGFDACQICAPDAVPDVPARLDAFLEKGYHGQMGWLAERTHWRGNPAALWPEARSVIMLAVSYTPEEDPLEALTRKEAGTVSVYAQNKDYHDLVKKGLKRLARWLIAEAGGEVKVFVDTAPVPEKPLGQAAGLGWQGKHTNLVSRELGNWFFIGSIFSTLDLLKDAPEQDHCGSCRNCLDVCPTGAFPAAYQLDARRCISYLTIEHHGPVDEELRPLLGNRIYGCDDCLAVCPWNKFAQNARDIRLKPRDDLQSPPLAELAMLNDTEFREKFSGSPIKRIGRNRFVRNVLYAVGNSGSTNLLKCAQHLLNDNDETVRDAADWACKRLKSAANGQDEAG; from the coding sequence ATGGACGCGCTGGCAAATAAGCTGCGCGAACAGGCGAGGGCCGAGGGCTTTGACGCCTGCCAGATTTGTGCGCCTGACGCTGTGCCTGACGTCCCTGCGCGGCTCGATGCGTTCCTTGAAAAGGGATATCATGGACAAATGGGCTGGCTCGCCGAGCGGACCCATTGGCGCGGAAATCCTGCAGCGCTCTGGCCTGAGGCGCGCTCTGTGATCATGCTGGCCGTCAGCTATACGCCTGAGGAGGACCCACTAGAGGCGCTGACCCGAAAAGAGGCCGGAACAGTCTCTGTTTATGCCCAAAACAAGGATTATCACGACCTCGTCAAAAAAGGGCTGAAGCGTTTGGCCCGCTGGCTGATCGCGGAGGCGGGTGGCGAAGTGAAGGTTTTTGTAGATACAGCACCTGTGCCTGAAAAACCGCTGGGGCAAGCCGCAGGGCTTGGATGGCAAGGCAAACACACGAACCTTGTGAGCCGTGAGCTTGGCAACTGGTTTTTTATCGGGTCTATCTTTAGCACGCTGGATCTGCTGAAGGACGCTCCAGAACAGGATCATTGCGGAAGCTGCCGCAACTGTTTGGACGTTTGCCCGACTGGGGCCTTTCCTGCGGCATATCAGCTCGACGCTCGGCGCTGTATCTCTTACCTGACAATCGAACACCACGGGCCGGTCGACGAAGAGCTGCGCCCGCTTCTTGGCAACCGTATTTATGGCTGCGACGACTGCCTTGCTGTCTGCCCTTGGAACAAGTTTGCGCAAAATGCCCGAGATATACGGCTAAAGCCGCGGGATGATCTGCAAAGTCCACCATTGGCAGAACTGGCAATGCTAAATGACACAGAGTTTCGCGAAAAATTCTCTGGCAGTCCGATCAAACGGATCGGACGGAACAGGTTTGTGCGCAATGTGCTCTATGCAGTCGGCAACTCGGGAAGCACAAACCTTCTGAAGTGCGCGCAACACCTGCTGAATGACAACGATGAAACTGTCCGTGACGCGGCGGACTGGGCCTGCAAGCGACTGAAAAGCGCCGCAAACGGGCAGGACGAAGCGGGCTAA
- a CDS encoding hydantoinase/oxoprolinase family protein produces the protein MAILLGVDTGGTYTDAVLLRDEEEVLASAKSLTTRHDLAIGIGKAVQAVLDASGVDPSTIGLASLSTTLATNALVEGQGGRVGLVYIGFPESDLAKHGLNEALKGDPQIVLTGGHDHAGGEAHTLDEIGLSAWLETVSGVSAFAVASKFATRNPAHELRAMEMIREATGAPVSASHQLSAKLNGPKRALTALLNARLIGMIDKLIVRAEDGLRDLGITAPLMVVRGDGALISSAQAREKPIETILSGPAASIVGAQWMTGAQEALVSDIGGTTTDIALLRDGRPKIDPEGARVGPYRTMVEAVAMRTSGLGGDSEVHFITEGLKGGLTLGPRRVLPVSLIALDAPELVKSTMEAQLRAPAPSEFDGKFIKRVDGVSHAGLAPRDEAVLERVEGVMPLSKVVRTRIETQSIRRLVERGIVQVSGVTPSDASHVLGLLDSWDAEAAHLALELFCRRRKGDGERLAREPETLARLILDQMTEQTSLALLETVFAEEAETFEAEPARLARHELLRAALLGHSGLIALTAKVNVPVVGLGASASTYYPDVGGKLGCEMILPEHAGVANALGAVVGRVTMRRSLSVTSPSEGLYRLHAATGPEDFTELEPALKAAEDWLRATVIQAAKDAGADDIETSATRELRRSEAEAREIFVEGLVTVEAAGRPRITA, from the coding sequence ATGGCTATTTTGCTAGGTGTGGACACAGGCGGAACATATACCGACGCAGTTTTGCTGCGCGACGAGGAAGAAGTCCTCGCCTCCGCCAAGTCTTTGACCACGCGACATGACTTAGCCATCGGAATCGGCAAGGCTGTGCAGGCGGTGCTGGATGCCTCCGGGGTCGACCCATCAACAATCGGTCTTGCTTCGCTCTCGACCACTCTAGCGACCAACGCACTTGTCGAAGGGCAGGGCGGACGAGTCGGGCTTGTCTATATCGGATTTCCTGAAAGCGACCTTGCCAAGCATGGGCTGAATGAGGCGCTTAAGGGCGATCCACAGATCGTTTTAACGGGCGGTCACGACCATGCTGGCGGCGAAGCGCATACGCTTGATGAAATTGGGCTTTCGGCGTGGTTAGAGACTGTTTCTGGCGTGTCTGCCTTCGCGGTTGCAAGTAAATTTGCCACCAGAAACCCCGCCCATGAGCTGCGCGCAATGGAAATGATCCGTGAGGCGACAGGTGCGCCTGTCTCTGCGTCACACCAGCTGTCTGCCAAACTCAACGGGCCAAAGCGTGCACTCACGGCACTTCTGAATGCGCGGCTGATCGGTATGATCGACAAACTGATCGTGCGGGCCGAAGACGGGCTGCGCGACCTCGGAATCACTGCGCCATTGATGGTTGTGCGTGGCGATGGTGCGCTTATTTCCTCGGCACAGGCGCGGGAAAAACCAATCGAGACAATTCTGAGCGGACCTGCGGCCTCAATTGTCGGCGCGCAATGGATGACGGGCGCACAGGAAGCGCTGGTCAGTGATATTGGCGGCACAACAACCGACATTGCGCTTTTGCGCGACGGACGGCCCAAGATTGACCCAGAGGGTGCGCGCGTGGGGCCCTATCGCACCATGGTTGAGGCCGTAGCAATGCGGACGAGTGGACTCGGCGGTGACAGCGAAGTGCACTTTATCACCGAGGGGCTTAAGGGCGGGCTGACACTTGGACCAAGGCGGGTCTTGCCCGTGAGTCTGATTGCGCTTGATGCGCCAGAGCTTGTCAAAAGCACGATGGAAGCGCAGTTGCGAGCGCCTGCGCCAAGCGAGTTTGACGGGAAGTTCATTAAGCGGGTGGATGGCGTGAGCCATGCGGGACTTGCACCCCGCGATGAGGCCGTTTTGGAACGGGTTGAGGGCGTGATGCCACTGAGCAAGGTGGTGCGTACGCGTATTGAGACGCAAAGCATCCGCCGACTTGTGGAGCGGGGGATTGTTCAAGTTTCTGGGGTGACGCCCTCGGACGCGAGCCATGTGCTTGGGTTGCTCGACAGCTGGGACGCAGAGGCGGCGCATCTTGCGCTTGAGTTGTTCTGCCGTCGCCGTAAGGGTGACGGGGAGCGACTGGCCAGAGAACCCGAAACGCTGGCAAGGCTGATCCTTGATCAGATGACCGAACAGACGAGTTTGGCCTTGTTAGAGACTGTTTTTGCCGAGGAGGCCGAAACGTTTGAAGCTGAGCCAGCAAGGCTCGCACGACATGAATTGCTGCGTGCCGCGCTCCTTGGGCACAGCGGGCTTATTGCGTTGACTGCGAAAGTAAATGTGCCAGTTGTTGGCCTAGGGGCTTCGGCGAGCACATATTATCCTGATGTGGGCGGCAAGCTCGGCTGTGAGATGATCCTACCAGAGCATGCGGGCGTGGCGAATGCGCTAGGTGCGGTTGTCGGGCGAGTAACGATGCGGCGGAGCCTGTCTGTGACCAGCCCATCAGAGGGGCTTTACCGCCTTCATGCGGCGACTGGACCAGAAGACTTCACTGAGCTTGAGCCCGCGCTAAAGGCCGCCGAAGACTGGCTGCGCGCCACTGTTATTCAGGCAGCAAAAGATGCGGGAGCAGACGACATAGAAACGTCAGCGACAAGAGAGCTGCGCCGCAGTGAAGCAGAAGCACGCGAGATTTTTGTCGAAGGCTTAGTGACTGTCGAGGCCGCAGGGCGGCCCCGAATTACTGCTTAG
- a CDS encoding nucleotide exchange factor GrpE, whose product MADRREDDFLDDIEQAELDEMSEELSEPLPEEYELDELRAERDALKDKFMRALADAENARKRGDKMRRDAEQYGGSKLARDMLPVYDNMKRALEAATEEQRAGAAALIEGIELTMRELLNVFKKHGMTIIAPQVGDKFDPNIHEAMFEAPVPGTNAGDIIQVSTEGFMLHDRLLRPSQVGVSSMPKS is encoded by the coding sequence ATGGCAGATCGCAGAGAAGACGATTTCCTGGATGATATCGAGCAGGCCGAGCTGGACGAAATGTCCGAAGAGCTCTCCGAGCCGCTCCCTGAAGAATACGAGCTTGATGAGCTTCGCGCTGAGCGTGACGCGCTCAAAGACAAGTTCATGCGCGCTTTGGCCGATGCCGAAAACGCGCGCAAACGTGGCGACAAAATGCGCCGCGATGCCGAGCAATACGGTGGTTCAAAGCTCGCGCGTGATATGCTTCCAGTCTATGACAACATGAAGCGCGCCCTTGAAGCCGCCACAGAAGAGCAGCGCGCAGGTGCCGCCGCCCTCATCGAGGGTATCGAGCTGACAATGCGCGAGCTTCTCAATGTTTTCAAAAAGCACGGCATGACAATCATCGCGCCGCAAGTTGGTGACAAGTTTGATCCAAACATCCACGAAGCGATGTTTGAAGCCCCCGTCCCTGGCACAAACGCGGGTGATATCATTCAGGTTTCAACAGAGGGCTTCATGCTGCACGATCGTCTCTTGCGTCCGTCGCAAGTTGGCGTGTCGTCTATGCCCAAGTCCTAA
- the hrcA gene encoding heat-inducible transcriptional repressor HrcA, translating to MSDNSQLLSEMNDRTREVFRRVVQGYLDSGDPVGSRTLTRTMSEKVSAATVRNVMSDLEFMGLLGSPHTSAGRIPTQQGLRMFVDGLLEVNELETNDRQRIDETMGRNSGDVGGLLDRVGAALSGVTQGASLVLAPKHEAAIKHIEFVPLAADRALVVLVFSDGHVENRVFNPPLGATPSSMREAANFLNALAEGKTLTELGTTIRREIDNRRQEIDVLARQLVDSGLAVWEGQGESYERLIVRGRSNLIAESETEGFERIKTLFDDLERKRDIVEFLQLTEEGEGVRIFIGSENKLFSLSGSSLVVSPYMNADRKIIGAVGVIGPTRLNYGRIVPIVDYTAQLVGKLISNRS from the coding sequence ATGAGTGACAATTCACAGCTTCTATCCGAAATGAACGATCGTACGCGCGAAGTCTTTCGACGCGTCGTGCAGGGCTATCTGGATTCAGGTGATCCTGTCGGTTCGCGCACCCTCACCCGCACGATGAGCGAAAAGGTGAGCGCAGCAACCGTGCGCAACGTTATGTCTGATCTTGAGTTTATGGGGCTTCTTGGCAGCCCTCATACAAGTGCTGGCCGCATTCCAACGCAGCAAGGCTTGCGCATGTTTGTTGACGGCCTTCTCGAAGTGAATGAGCTTGAGACAAATGACCGGCAGCGCATTGATGAAACAATGGGTCGCAACTCTGGCGATGTGGGCGGCCTACTTGACCGTGTCGGCGCCGCGCTTTCGGGTGTTACACAGGGTGCATCGCTCGTTCTTGCGCCAAAGCATGAAGCAGCGATCAAACATATCGAGTTTGTCCCTCTTGCTGCGGATCGTGCACTTGTTGTTCTGGTCTTCTCCGATGGCCATGTTGAAAACCGTGTCTTCAATCCGCCCTTGGGCGCGACCCCAAGCTCAATGCGCGAAGCGGCAAACTTTCTCAATGCGCTCGCGGAGGGAAAGACCCTCACAGAGCTTGGCACAACCATCCGCCGCGAAATCGACAACCGCCGCCAAGAGATCGACGTTCTGGCGCGCCAGCTGGTCGATAGCGGCCTCGCAGTCTGGGAAGGCCAAGGTGAAAGCTACGAACGCTTGATTGTCCGTGGCCGTTCCAATTTGATTGCTGAGTCTGAAACAGAGGGGTTTGAGCGTATCAAAACCCTGTTTGATGACCTAGAGCGCAAGCGAGATATCGTCGAATTCCTCCAACTCACGGAAGAAGGTGAGGGTGTACGCATTTTTATTGGCTCAGAGAACAAACTTTTTTCACTTTCGGGTTCCTCTTTGGTTGTCTCTCCATATATGAACGCTGATCGAAAGATTATCGGCGCTGTTGGCGTCATAGGGCCCACGAGGCTGAACTATGGCCGCATTGTTCCGATAGTCGATTATACAGCGCAGTTGGTTGGCAAGCTTATATCCAACCGAAGTTAA
- the rph gene encoding ribonuclease PH — MRPSGRSLDQMRDVTIETNVTKHAEGSCMIKVGDTHVLCTATLEERVPPFVKGSGLGWVTAEYGMLPRSTTSRMRREATAGKQGGRTVEIQRLIGRSLRAGVDRVALGERQITIDCDVIQADGGTRCAAITGGWVALKLAVNKLMKTGAVITDPLIDPVAAVSCGIYAGQSVLDLDYPEDSEAGVDGNFIMTGSKKLIEVQMSAEGQVFSRAQMNELMDLAEKGVSELVALQKAATSA; from the coding sequence ATGCGACCTTCAGGCCGAAGCCTAGACCAAATGCGCGATGTAACCATCGAGACAAATGTAACGAAACATGCGGAAGGCTCCTGCATGATCAAGGTCGGGGACACACATGTTCTTTGCACCGCGACACTGGAAGAACGTGTACCGCCATTTGTAAAAGGCTCAGGCCTCGGATGGGTCACCGCAGAATACGGGATGCTTCCACGCTCAACCACAAGCCGTATGCGCCGTGAAGCGACAGCCGGAAAGCAAGGCGGACGCACCGTAGAAATCCAACGCTTGATTGGCCGCTCGTTGCGTGCGGGTGTTGACCGTGTTGCACTTGGTGAACGCCAGATCACAATTGACTGTGACGTTATCCAAGCTGACGGCGGCACGCGCTGTGCTGCGATCACGGGCGGTTGGGTTGCTCTGAAGCTTGCAGTGAACAAACTGATGAAAACAGGCGCTGTGATCACCGATCCGCTGATTGACCCTGTGGCAGCTGTGTCTTGCGGGATCTATGCAGGCCAATCTGTCCTCGATCTGGATTATCCAGAAGACAGCGAAGCTGGTGTTGACGGAAACTTCATTATGACAGGTTCCAAAAAGCTGATCGAAGTTCAAATGTCTGCGGAAGGCCAAGTCTTTAGCCGTGCACAAATGAACGAGCTTATGGACCTCGCCGAAAAAGGCGTGAGCGAACTTGTCGCGCTTCAGAAGGCAGCGACCAGTGCGTAA
- the rdgB gene encoding RdgB/HAM1 family non-canonical purine NTP pyrophosphatase produces MRKFDGDHLVIASHNKGKLREIAELLAPFGVKVSSAAEHGLEEPDETEDTFVGNARIKAHFAAKATGLPALSDDSGIVVDALGGAPGVYTADWAETPNGRDFGMAMEKVWTLLDTKMAPFPRTAAFKATLCLAWPDGHDEIFEGEVKGEVVWPLRGVDGFGFDPMFQPLGKSETFGEMDPAEKNAMSHRQDAFDKLVKRCFE; encoded by the coding sequence GTGCGTAAGTTTGACGGAGACCATCTGGTTATTGCAAGCCACAACAAAGGCAAGCTACGTGAAATCGCCGAGCTTCTTGCGCCTTTTGGCGTCAAGGTCAGCTCGGCGGCGGAGCATGGACTGGAAGAGCCAGATGAAACCGAAGATACTTTTGTCGGCAATGCGCGGATCAAAGCGCATTTTGCCGCGAAGGCGACGGGCCTACCCGCTTTGTCAGACGACAGTGGAATAGTTGTGGATGCACTTGGCGGTGCACCTGGTGTTTACACTGCGGACTGGGCCGAAACGCCAAACGGGCGCGACTTTGGTATGGCGATGGAAAAGGTCTGGACCTTGCTCGACACCAAGATGGCACCATTTCCACGCACCGCGGCTTTTAAGGCGACACTTTGCCTTGCTTGGCCTGACGGGCACGACGAAATCTTTGAAGGTGAGGTAAAGGGAGAGGTTGTCTGGCCCCTGCGCGGCGTAGATGGCTTTGGATTTGACCCCATGTTTCAGCCCTTGGGCAAAAGCGAAACCTTCGGGGAAATGGACCCCGCAGAAAAGAACGCAATGAGCCATCGGCAGGATGCTTTTGATAAGCTTGTGAAGCGCTGCTTTGAGTAG
- the hemW gene encoding radical SAM family heme chaperone HemW, with product MSSDWEHGGFGIYVHWPFCEAKCPYCDFNSHVVREIDQLRWLRAYLSEIERYGRELPGRVVSSVFFGGGTPSLMNPDVVAGVIDKIKATWPVANDLEVTLEANPGSVEAGRFRAYQEGGVSRISMGVQALNDPDLRRLGRIHNVKEAQAAFQIARNTFENVSFDLIYARQGQTPEAWRAELNEALALAVDHLSLYQLTIEQGTAFGDRYNAGKLRDLPDDDDAAEMYEITQDVCGQAGLSAYEVSNHARSGAECRHNLIYWRYGDYVGIGPGAHGRITPTDTRCATEAYRQPNAWLGAAESGTGDKLREILTHEDEATELLLMGMRLSEGVSLSRYEALAQRKLKPSALAELLELGMVAQAGDRLIASEKGRFVLNSVLNKLLED from the coding sequence TTGAGTAGCGATTGGGAACATGGCGGCTTCGGCATTTATGTGCATTGGCCGTTTTGTGAGGCCAAATGCCCTTACTGCGACTTCAACAGTCATGTTGTGCGCGAAATCGACCAGTTGCGCTGGCTTAGAGCCTATCTTTCAGAAATTGAACGCTACGGGAGAGAGCTTCCTGGGCGCGTTGTCTCTAGCGTTTTTTTTGGCGGCGGCACGCCAAGCTTGATGAACCCCGATGTTGTTGCGGGGGTCATCGACAAAATCAAAGCCACATGGCCTGTGGCCAATGATTTGGAAGTGACGCTTGAGGCAAACCCTGGCTCAGTCGAGGCAGGGAGATTTCGGGCCTATCAAGAGGGAGGCGTTAGCCGCATTTCTATGGGTGTTCAGGCGCTGAACGATCCTGATTTGCGGCGCTTGGGGCGAATACACAACGTTAAAGAAGCACAAGCCGCCTTTCAAATTGCACGCAACACTTTTGAGAACGTCAGCTTTGATCTGATTTACGCGCGACAAGGCCAGACGCCCGAGGCGTGGCGTGCGGAGTTAAACGAAGCCTTGGCGCTCGCTGTGGACCATCTTTCGCTCTATCAGCTCACCATTGAGCAAGGCACCGCTTTTGGCGACAGATACAACGCAGGAAAACTGCGAGATCTGCCCGACGATGACGATGCAGCAGAGATGTATGAAATCACTCAAGATGTTTGTGGTCAGGCTGGCCTATCTGCCTACGAAGTTTCGAACCATGCCCGCTCGGGTGCCGAATGTAGGCACAATCTGATCTATTGGCGCTATGGGGACTACGTCGGAATTGGGCCAGGAGCACATGGCCGCATCACCCCGACGGATACGCGCTGCGCCACAGAAGCATATCGCCAGCCTAACGCTTGGCTCGGGGCAGCAGAGAGCGGAACAGGTGACAAGCTACGCGAAATCTTGACACATGAAGACGAAGCGACAGAGCTTTTGTTGATGGGGATGCGCCTGTCTGAAGGAGTTAGCCTCAGCCGCTATGAGGCCCTTGCACAACGTAAGCTAAAGCCAAGCGCACTCGCGGAGCTGCTAGAGCTCGGCATGGTGGCGCAAGCCGGGGACAGGCTTATCGCGAGCGAGAAGGGCCGCTTTGTGCTAAATTCAGTTCTAAACAAGCTGCTGGAAGATTAA
- a CDS encoding YbaN family protein yields MRIVWLIFGVLSLGAGFVGVVLPLVPTVPFLLLAAFCFARSSERLHNWLVTHPKFGPSIMDWRERGAISLRAKRMATVSIVAVFMLSVLIGLKLTLLAIQALALGCVLLFIWSRPN; encoded by the coding sequence ATGCGTATTGTTTGGCTGATATTTGGGGTGTTGTCGCTTGGTGCTGGCTTTGTGGGTGTGGTTCTACCGCTCGTACCAACAGTTCCATTTCTCTTGCTGGCCGCCTTCTGTTTTGCTCGCTCTTCAGAGCGGCTTCACAACTGGCTCGTTACGCATCCAAAGTTTGGCCCATCGATCATGGACTGGCGCGAGCGTGGCGCCATTTCATTGCGCGCAAAACGCATGGCAACCGTCTCCATTGTGGCGGTTTTCATGCTTTCTGTTCTGATCGGACTAAAGCTTACACTGCTCGCCATACAAGCCCTGGCGCTTGGATGTGTGCTTTTGTTTATCTGGTCTCGCCCAAACTGA
- a CDS encoding ParB/RepB/Spo0J family partition protein: MVDKKSKSRGLGRGLSALMAEVQSEAESPATTPRRSDLMIPIEQVKPNPEQPRRHFDNEALIDLAESIREKGVIQPIIVRPYPGQDGVYQIVAGERRWRASQKAQLHQVPVIIRDFDDIEVLEVAIIENIQRADLNPVEEATGYRQLIDKFGHTQEKLAQALGKSRSHIANQMRLLSLPDEVLALLNKGELTAGHARALITAENPALLAREIVKKGLSVRGAEQLVKKESAPAPKPRTARKLDKDADTLALEADLSAALGMKVSLNHSAGGESGQITIRYETLDELDGLCAKLS; encoded by the coding sequence ATGGTCGATAAGAAAAGCAAATCTCGCGGGCTTGGTCGCGGTCTCTCGGCTCTTATGGCGGAAGTACAAAGCGAAGCTGAGTCACCAGCAACTACGCCGCGCCGTTCGGATCTGATGATCCCGATTGAGCAAGTAAAGCCAAACCCTGAACAGCCCCGCCGTCACTTTGACAATGAGGCTTTGATTGATCTTGCGGAATCTATCCGCGAAAAAGGGGTTATCCAGCCCATTATTGTGCGCCCTTATCCTGGGCAGGATGGCGTTTATCAGATTGTGGCTGGCGAGCGCCGCTGGCGGGCTTCCCAAAAGGCTCAATTACATCAAGTACCTGTTATCATTAGAGACTTTGATGATATCGAGGTTCTCGAGGTCGCTATTATTGAAAATATCCAGCGCGCCGATCTTAACCCCGTTGAGGAAGCGACGGGGTACCGTCAGCTGATAGATAAGTTTGGTCATACTCAAGAGAAGCTAGCCCAAGCATTGGGCAAAAGCCGAAGCCACATCGCAAACCAGATGCGATTGCTGTCTTTGCCGGACGAAGTTTTGGCGCTACTCAATAAGGGCGAGCTGACAGCTGGGCACGCGCGCGCTTTGATCACTGCGGAAAATCCAGCTTTGTTAGCGCGAGAGATTGTGAAGAAGGGTCTCTCTGTCCGCGGAGCCGAGCAGCTTGTGAAGAAAGAAAGCGCCCCCGCGCCCAAACCACGAACTGCGCGTAAGCTCGACAAAGATGCTGATACGCTTGCCCTTGAGGCCGATCTTTCAGCGGCGCTTGGAATGAAAGTGAGTTTGAATCACTCCGCTGGCGGCGAGTCTGGACAAATCACGATCCGCTATGAAACGCTCGATGAGCTTGATGGTCTTTGCGCAAAGTTGAGTTGA
- a CDS encoding ParA family protein, translated as MSDLSRPPAAKIIAIANQKGGVGKTTTAINLAAALAEAKKNILLVDLDPQGNASTGLGIDRENRDFTTYDLLLEDTPLNQIIQSTETKRVSIVPATVDLSSADIELYTNEKRNHLLRDALKQPDIDGFAFDYILVDCPPSLNLLTVNAMVAADSVLVPLQSEFFALEGLSQLMLTIREMREVANPNLRIEGIVLTMYDSRNNLSQQVEADARDNLGDLVFKTVIPRNVRVSEAPSFAMPVLSYDPTSKGAMAYRALGKEVIKNNAVKKR; from the coding sequence GTGTCTGATCTTTCTAGGCCGCCTGCAGCTAAGATAATTGCCATCGCAAATCAAAAAGGTGGCGTTGGGAAGACGACCACTGCCATTAATTTGGCCGCTGCTCTTGCAGAAGCTAAGAAAAACATTCTTTTGGTTGATCTGGACCCGCAGGGCAACGCCTCCACTGGCCTCGGAATTGATCGTGAGAACAGAGACTTCACGACTTACGATCTTCTTTTGGAAGATACGCCGCTCAATCAAATCATTCAGTCAACAGAAACAAAACGAGTAAGTATCGTTCCGGCTACGGTTGATTTGAGCTCAGCAGATATTGAGCTTTATACCAATGAAAAGCGCAATCACCTACTTCGTGATGCTCTTAAGCAGCCCGATATTGATGGATTTGCATTCGACTATATTCTCGTGGATTGCCCGCCGTCGCTCAATCTCCTGACAGTAAACGCTATGGTTGCGGCTGACTCTGTTCTGGTCCCACTCCAAAGTGAGTTTTTCGCGCTCGAGGGCCTTTCGCAGCTTATGTTAACAATTCGAGAAATGCGTGAAGTGGCCAACCCCAACCTCCGGATTGAGGGCATTGTCTTAACGATGTATGACAGTCGCAACAACCTGTCTCAGCAGGTGGAAGCTGATGCGCGCGATAATCTGGGCGATCTTGTCTTCAAAACTGTTATTCCGCGCAACGTTCGGGTGAGCGAAGCGCCGTCGTTTGCGATGCCTGTTCTGAGTTACGATCCGACGTCGAAGGGCGCTATGGCCTATCGTGCGCTTGGGAAAGAAGTGATTAAAAACAACGCTGTAAAGAAGCGCTAG